GAGTTTCATCCTGCTCGCTCTGGGAGCGATCAGCATGTTGATCTCCTTGCCCCTCTTGGGGTTTGCTGTTCTCGGGTTTCTTGGCGTTCTGGCCGACGTGGGCGTTTCCGAGAATCGCGAAATGGGGATGCAGCTAGTCTTGATGGGACTTCCACCCCTGATCGGCGGTGTGGTCTTCTGCGCGATTGGCCTACTCGTCCTGAAGTTCAGGTAAGTGCATACCTGACAACACACTAGGCCGCCATCCACGTAGCAAGTCTGTGTCTCGCTGGTATTTCGTTGACTCCCCACCCTCGAACTGCAGAATAGTTTGTGTGTGGAGTTGGTGGAGTTCTGTCTATTGGTTCTGTCTCTAAATCGAACCTACGTGAAACGGATCGTGTTTCGAAAATTCATCGCCATGATTCGACAGCTTCTCGGTCAGCCCCAGACCGAATCAGCAGGCCGATGGGACATCGGCACTGCACACTTGCAATACGACTCCATCGAGGACTGGATGACTGGCGAAAACGTTCCGCTGGAGTTCATCAAGGAACCCGATCCGATACTTCGTGACAAATACATTCGGCAATATGGAGAGCTTCGGCGTCACTTGTACGCAAAACACGTTGGTACGCTGTCACCTGACGTTCAGCAGGCAATCCATCAAGGGTGCCATCCGTCACAAAGCCATCGATTCGCCGATGATGCTCAACCATACTGCGAGCTATTGCAGCGTCATTTGGCAACACTTGGCGTGGATATGTCGAACGTACAGTTGGGCTGGTACCACATGGATAGGATCGTGCTCACAGTCGAAACGCCCAAGCAGTTTGATGTCGCAAGCTCCCGAGGGCTTCCATGGCTCTTTCAGGGCTTCGAGGTAAAATACATCTCCACTGCAGGCAAAGACGTTGCAGAAGACTTGTAGGTCAGGTCCCCTCTCAGGGACCTGACAGGAGTTGATCTAGCCATTCTCTCACCGGGTGCCTGTGCTCGAAGCAGCTCAACCCAGTTTTGGCCAAACCTCGCATTATCTTGTCCGGTGGAACCGGACCTACCTTCTTCGAGATAAAATACAGCTCCACAGAAGGCAAAGACGTGGCAGAAGCATGCGGTGAACCAGAACTGCCTGTGATCCGAGATTCGAAGTCCTAGTTTGGGGCGGCCATTCCATTTTCTGCCGTCGTTATGCATTCAGTAATCATCGAGCCTAAGGGAGTACATCCGGTATGAATGGCAAGCAGCCGAATAATCCCTTGCACGGAGTCACGCTTGAGAGTGTCGTCGTGAGGCTTGTTGATCACTATGGCTGGGAAAATCTTGGCCTTCATATCAATATTAATTGCTTCAAGAATGATCCCTCGGTGAAATCTAGCCTGAAGTTTTTGCGACGAACACCTTGGGCCCGAGCGCAGGTCGAGAATTTGTACGTCGCTACCTTTCCGCTTCGTGGAAAGTCGGAAAATGCATAGCTAGAGGTTCACTTGGACCATCTTGTAGTAGTCCGTCTACCGATCCATGTCATAATCCTCGGAGTGTTTGTGCACGCCGCAGCTCAAGGGCTTATAGAAATTCACACTGCTGGACAAGCCAGCAGTGCCACCCGGCCGTTTGATGATGGCGGCTGAGCTTTGTCGTTCGGCGATGCAGATCGTTACCCCTCCCAGGGTGCCCCATGAAGGCGATTGAGATTTGGCGGAACGGTGAGAAGTTGGCAGCCGCAGGGTTGGTCGATGGTATGGTCACCGTCACGCTTACGATCAGAAATCCAAGCGACCCCATTTGGTTGGACGCGCGAGGACGCGATGCGTCGACAGGTGGGCATGCCGAATGGCTCCACGAATCTGCTCAGATTGGAGACGAATTCGTCCTTCGCTTGGTTGAAGTTGAACCGTAATACTTCGTCGAGCAAGTCGTTAGACGCAGAGATAAAACGTTTGCTAAGCGATGCCGCCCGGTTCGCATGCTTGTCCTCCTGCGTGCGAAGCACTTCGTCGGGCAAGCATGGCACCCAGGTAAAGGACTTCGTCGGGCTAGGATGGGAGCCAGGGAAGTGGGGATGAAGGTTGAGGGGAGAGCAGTGAGGTGGGATCTTAGAGGCCGAGGAGGGGGACGGGGACGAGGAAGGCGTGCTGTTCGAGCAAACTCGCGGCGCCGTGCCAGCTGGTGAACTGCGTGATGAAGACGATCAGCACGTACCACAGCACGATCGGAATCGCGGCCAGGCGGGCCATCCAGCGGACGAGGAAAAAGCGGGGCTGTTCTCGTTTTTCGGCCCGTCCGACTGCCCATCCGGTGAGGAGTCGCGCGGGGTAGATGAAGACCACAAACACCAGGCTCGGTAGCCAGGTGAGCTCGCGCGGGGTGTATTCGATCGTCAGCAAGTAGAGCGGAATGGCAAACAGGAGCGTGATGGCCAGCGAGAGCCAAAACGCAATGGGTGCGCGGCGAAACTGCTGCCGGACGAGCCGCAGATCAAACACGGTCCAGAAGCGATTGGTCGCGGCCAGGTTGGTTTGCAGGAACGGCAGGTAGAGGACCACGGTGGCCATCAGCAGCGCGCCGAGCCATCCGAGCAGAAAACCGGCGACGCTCGGAAGCGTGGTGCCGGCCATCATCAGCAGGCCGGGTATTGCCAGCCACGCCAGTGCGCCGAGAAAGCCTTTGAGTCCCAGCATGAAGTAGTGTGGCAATTCGAGCGCGCGGACAAAATCCCACACGCTGTCACGGGCTTCTGCATAAACCTTGCCGCGCCACAGTCCGCTCCACAAAATCGCTGGCGGAAACCACTCCGAGAGGGGCCGGGGGACATACAGGTCGGCGGCGAGATGGGGGGAGAGGTACTCGACAGCGGGGCGGACCAGCGGGCCGACAATGCCCCCAAACATCAGCCGCATGCCGAGCTGAAACGGCGCGAGGAGTGGCCAGAAGAAGTGTCGCAGCCGACCGCCGCTGTACCACGCCAGCACGATGTGCCCGACCATCAGCACGGTGGCGACGAGCAGGCCCAAACGCCACGCGCGGGTGGCGGGGCCATCGGGATCGATCAGCGCGGCGGAATAGGCCAGGTCTGACAAAAATCGCAGCGGCAGCAGCATCAGCCACGTCCCGGCCACCACACTGCCGATGCGGGCAAACAGATGGGTGTCGATGAAGCCATCGCGGAGCTTACCAGTCCGGGCGACCCGTCCACTCGCTTCCAGCAGGTAGCCGAGGCTGACAAACTGCACGACCGGAATGGCTGATGCAAACGCGAGGAAGACCACCACGCTCGCCACGCCGAAGAGGGATTCGAGCCCAAAACAGAGGCCGTACCAGATCTTCATTGGCCAGCTTTTCGGCCAGATCAGCTGAATCGGCCCGACCGCCTCGGCGACAATCGCCCCAGGCAGTTTTTCGGGAGGGCTCTTTTCGCTAACGAGTGCCGATTCGACCGCGATTGGCTCGACAATCTCTTCGGGGGTAACTTCATCGGGGCCCGAGCTTTTGTCGGTGGCCGACTCGTCGTCCAGGAGATCGATGGCCAGGAAGGGGAGCTGTTTGGGGGGAGTCGCTGGCGGGCCGACGAGTTCGGCTTCCAGCGCGCGGTCGAGCACCTGCTCGATAGCATCGTCGGTGGAACGTCGCGAACCGCTCATCTCGGCCTCTCTTCCAGTTTCCGCCTCGCATCCCCCACGATAGCAGCCCTTGGAGCTGCACCCAAGCAAATGGGGCTCCGCCAAGTCGTCACGAACCAATACCTGGCGCAATCGCAGCAAGTTCCAAGGTTTTTGTCCAAAGTTTTTGGCAATCTGGAGCTGCTGGGCGGGCCTTGCGGAGGGAGAAAGCGGGTGGCTCGATGAAGATTCTCGCTTTGGAAACTTCCGCGTCACTTGGTGGGTAATGTATTCGTCGCGAGCGAGGCAATTGTCGTAAGATACACGGCGGTCAGCGGTTCCATCGTCAAGCCACACGGGTGAGGTCCCTCCCATGCTTTGGGCACGCAACCTACTGTTTGTCGCACTTTGCTTGCTGGGCGTTGCGCTGGTGGGGCGCGAGATTCTCCGTCAGGATCGGATCAGCACGCCGCAGTCGTTTGCCCCCAGCCGATTTCAGGTCCGGAGCGTCAGTTCCTCGCAGCCAACAGCAGCCGCTGCCAAGCCGGGAGCCGATTCCTCCGCCGACCCTGCTTCCGCTGCACGCTCGGGGCGATTTTTCAGCTCGCGCGAGCCTCAAGACTGGGGTGTCGTGCTCGAGCGATTCAATCAAGAGTTCGAGGAGCACTGGAAAAAACAGGGGCTCCAAAAGACACCGACCGCCGACAGTTTCACAATTGCCCGCCGACTCTCGCTGGGGCTAACTGGCACGATTCCATCGCTCGAAGAAGTCCGGGCGCTCGAGCAGGTGGATGAGCAGCAGCGGGTGGAATGGTATGTCTCGCGGCTGCTCGAAGATCGCCGCTTTGCCGACTACTGGGCCGAGCGTTTGGCGCGGGTTTATGTCGGCAACGATATGGGGCCCTTTTTGGTCTTTCGTCGCCGTCTGTTTGTCACCTGGCTCTCGGAGCATCTAGCCGAGAATAAACCTTATGATGATCTTGTAAGACAATTGGTTTCTGATAATGGTCTTTGGAATGGTTCGCCCGCAGTTAATTTTGTAACTGCGACGTCGGATCCCAATCGCGATAATCAGCCGGATGAAATTAAACTGGCTGGTAAAACCGCACGTGCCTTTTTAGGGATGCGGATCGATTGTTTGCAATGTCACGACGATAAGCTTGGGACCATTAATCTCGGCGAACGCCATAATCCGCATGGTGGTGCTCAGGCCAATTTTCATGAGCTGGCGGCGTTCTTTGGGGAAGCACGCGTTGGTCTCACGGGAGTGCAGAACGACAACAAGCTGAAGTATGAGTACAAGTATCTCGACGCCGAGAAGGAAGAACTGATCCCGGCCAAAGTTCCTTTTGCCCAGCATTTGGTCGATGGGCACGGAACTCGCCGCGAGCAGCTGGCGCGCTGGATCACGCACCCTGAGAACAAAGCGTTTGCCCGGGCGACGGTCAACCGGGTTTGGGCCTTGATGTTTGGCCGGGCGCTGATGGAACCGATCGACGACCTGCCCCTCTATGGCAAATATCCTCCGGCGATGGAGCTGCTGGCCGACGACTTTATTGCCCACGGCTATGACCTGCAGCGGATGATTCGGCTGATCGCTGCGAGCGAGCCGTTTCAGCGCGACAGCCGCGCCGATTTCGAGATTACCGAGAAGCACGACGAGCAGTGGGCTTCGTTCCCGCTCAGCCGACTTCGCCCCGAACAAGTGGCTGGCTCGCTGGTGCAGTCTGCTTCGGCTTCCACCATCAACGCCGATTCGCATGTGATCGCGCAGCTGGTGAAGTTTTTTCAGACGCGCGAGTTTGTCGAGCGTTATGGGGATATGGGGCAAGATGAGTTCACCGATCGGGGTGGGACCATCACTCAGCGGCTCTTGATGATGAACGGCGAGCTGGTGAAAGAGCGGACGGGCGAGAACATTGTGATGAACGCCGCCACGCGCATGGCGGTGCTTGGTCACAGCGACGAAGCGGCGGTGGAAGCCGCTTATCTGGCCCTCTTCACGCGCTATCCCGATGGGGACGAGCGGTCGCATTTCGCGGCAAAATTGCAGGGCAAACGAAATCAAGCACGGATCGCGGCGATGGAAGATATCTACTGGATTCTGGTCAACAGCACCGAGTTCAGTTGGAACCATTAAGCCGAGTTGTTTTTCGCGTTTCACCATTTTCCTAGTTGGTGGCTTATGTGCACTCCTCACGACGTCGCTTGTGGTTCCAGTGATCATCTTTCGCGGCGTTCGCTCCTGAAGGTCGCCGGATTGGGTGGGCTCACCTGGCTGACACCACTTGCCGAGCGACTGGCCCTAGCGCATGCCGCTGGCGATCCGAAAGCACCTGCCCAAAGTGTGATTGTTCTGTGGATGCAAGGGGGACCGAGTCAGTTCGAAACCTTCGACCCACATCCCGGTACGAAGATTGGCGGCAGCACCAAAGCGATTAAGACAGCGGCGAAAGGAATCGAGATTGCCGATGGTCTTGAGCAACTGGCCGATCAGATGCAGCACGTTTCGCTCGTGCGCTCGATTGTGAGTAAAGAAGGGGATCACGAGCGAGCCACTTACACGGTGAAAACGGGTTGGCGTCCCGATCCGACGGTGGTGCATCCTTCGCTCGGCGCGGTTGTTTGTCATCAGCTTTCGGACAAGGTTGAAATCCCGCGGCACATCAGCATCCTCCCCAACACGTTCAGTGCGCGTGGTGGCTATCTGGGGGATCAGTTCGACGCGTTCCGCTGTCCCGATCCCATCAACACCATCCCCGATGTGATTCCTCGCGTGGAGAACGATCGCTATCTCGCGCGGATGAGCGATTTGCAATCGGTGGTGGAAGGGAAGTTTGCTCGCGGCCGGCTGAAAGATCTCGATCAAAAGCGGACACTTCATGCCACGGCAATTGAGGGGGCCCGGAAAATGATGACCTCCGAGCAGCTCAAGGCATTTAATGTGAAAGATGCCCCTCAAGCCTTACAAGAGGAGTTTGGAGATACTCCGTTTGGCCGAAGTTGTTTGGCTGCCTTACAGCTGGTGGAAGTTGGGGTCCGTTGTATTGAGATCACGCTCGACGGCTGGGATACGCATGCCAATAATTATAACTTTTGCATGAACAACAAAAAGATATTAGATCCTGCTTTCGCCTCGCTCCTGAAACATTTAGGAGAGCGCAAGCTGCTGGATAAAACACTTGTGTTATGTGGCGGCGAGTTTGGGCGGACACCGCAGATTAATCCGGCGGAAGGACGCGATCATTGGCCGCATGGATTTAGCCTGGCGATTGCCGGGGGTGGAATTGCCGGTGGACGTGTGATCGGAGAGACCGCCCCGGAGCCCAAACTCGACGAAAAAGATCGTTTGAAGGATGTCGCCCGGCCGGTGGAGGTGGAAGATATCCACGCCACGGTTCTGTCGGCTTTGGGAATTGATTATGCCCAGGAACTCGAGACCCCCATCGGCCGCCCCATGGCACTCTCGAAGGGGAAAGTGATCCAGGAACTGATTGCCTAGCTCGCCCGGTGAAGGGTTGGATCTTCTCTGGGTGCCATGCTTGTCCGGTGAAGTGCGCAGCACGGAGCCAGGACAAGCATGAGAATGGCGAGCGTTTGCTGCACTTCGCATGCTCCTCCTGCTGCGCGAGAGGAGCATGGCACCCGGGCTTCAAGGTTGGCATGGCACCCCGACTTCACACTGGCCAGAGGCCAGTGGCACCCAATGAAATCGTGGCACGCGGCATCACACCGGGAGGACAGTGGCACCTGGAGCACTCTATTCGGGGCCGAGCACCCCGGAAAAACCTTGCTTGGGCCCGAGCTGGAAGCGCTGGGGCCTACTCTCGCGGCTATCTGCAGGCTCGGGTACGATAAGGGGTCTGTCAGCAAGGCGTGGTGCTGGTCGGGAAACCATCGATTCAGGTGGTTTTCGAGCCCGGTTGTCGCACGACCCAGCAGCAGGCCTCTCTCCCGAGTATTCGCCGCTGCCAGGAACTTGCCCGAAGCATGTGACTTGAAATTCTCTCGCAAGGTGAACGATGGCCGTCGATCCGTATCAGCCCTGTCCCTGTGGCATCGATAAGAAACTGAAGTTCTGCTGTGGCAACGAGATCGTTGGCGAGTTGGAACGTGTCGAGCAAGCGATCGGTGGCGAGCAGCGGCTGGCTGCGCTCGATCTGATCAATCGCCTGCTGTCGGAGAACAGCAAACGTCCCTGCTTGCACATGTACAAAGCGATGGTGCAGATGGGGCTGTCGGAACTCGAAGCCGCCCGCGCCACGGTGCAAGAGATGCTCGCGCTGGGGGAAGATAACCCCGCCGCCCAAGCTCTCGCAGCGATGATCGACGCCATCGACGGAGAGCCTCGCAAAGGTATCGCCCGTTTGCAGCGTGCGCTCGAGCTTGAGCAGGGGAAACTGGTCGACGTCGTTTATCAGGCGATCGGCACCATCGGCCGCGCACTGTATGAGTCGGGCGAAATGCTCGCCGCACGGGCCCACCTGATGTTCCAGGTGGGAGCCAGCGGAAGTAAAGATCAACAAGCAGTGGAAGGGCTGATCGAACTGCAGTCGTCGGGCCAGATGCCGCTGGTGGCGTATAGCGCCGCCGACCTGATGCTTCCCGATGCTGCCGGGCCACTCTCGGCCGCTGGCGTTGCTGCCGTGAACGAATCGCTTCGCGAAGCTGCCATCGGTTGCTGGGCCAAAGCGATCAAAAAACTAACGGAACTGACCGCTCGCGAAAACGAGCCGATGCTCTGGAAAAACATCGGCGTGCTGCATACCTACCTGGCACAAACCGACGAAGCGATTGCCGCATTTCGTAAGTACGTCAGCCTCCCCGGTGTGCCGCGCGATGAAGCGGTCGAAATCGAAGCGCTGGTGCAGTATCTTTCGCCCCCCAGCGATGTCGATCTCGTTTCGGAGATGACAATCACGTACAGCGTGACCGATGCGCTGGCACTGCAAGAACAGCTCCTCTCGAATCGTCGTCTGCAAGCGATGCCAGTCGATCCGACGATGTACCGCACGGCGGAAGAACCACCTCCGATGTCGGTCTACATGGTGCTCGATCGCGAGATTCCAGCATCGGCCGAAGGGCTCAAAATCGAGGCGATTCCTCGCGTTCTCGGCGAATTGTTCCTGTTCGGTAAGCAGACCGATCGGAATGCTCGCGTCGAGTTTGTGACGCTGAAGGACGATCAGTACTGGAACAAAACGCTGTCGATCGCCGAGGTGCTCGGACGCTTCGGTGGTGGAAAAGAAAGCGAAGAGGGGATCCCCAGCATCAGCAACGTCGGCGCGGCGCTGATGGTGAATTGGCGGCTTCCCGATGGAACACCGCTCGAGCTGCGCGATGCTTTGGTGGCCGAACATCGTCAGCATCTGATGCTGAAAGTTCTGCCAGAAATTCCCCGCAGCGTGCTCGAGGGAAAAACGCTGCGTCAAGCAGCGGCTGAACCTGCGCTGCAGAACCGGGCACTGGCGGCGATCCTGCTCCTCGATCTCGCCGAGCCTGATGAAAACCCGATCTACAACGAACTGCGTAAATCGCTCGGACTTCCGACAGCCGACCCAATCGACCCGAGTGGCATTCGGCTCGGAACACTCACTCCGGCACGTTTGGTGCGCGTCGATGTGACGAAGCTCGACGATGCCTCGCTGGTGCAGGCTTATCGTCAATCGATGATGCTCGCCGCTGCTCGGCTGCTGAAGACGATCGCGGCTGAAGTGATTCGTCGACCTTCGCTCGATGCCGAGCTCGATAAGGCCGAGGTCTACTTCCTGCTGCATCGTACGACGCAGAGCATGGATGAGGCGCTCGACTATATCCAGAAGGCACAAGCGGCCGCTTTGGCCACCGGCAAATCGCCAGCCCAGTATCTGCTGGCCGAAGTTCCGCTGCGGGTGCAGCGCCGCGAACAGCAAGAGTTCGTGCGACTCGTCGACACGATTCGCAGCAAGTACATGAGCGAACCAGGGGTAGCCCAGGCGCTGTATCAAATCCTGGCTCAGCTGGGACTCGTGCGCCCGCAGGGTGGAATGCCGATGCCCGGTGGCATGCCAGGACCGATGGCTGGCCCGCCACCTGCCGCTGCAGCGCCCGGCTTGTGGACTCCCGATGCACCTGCCGCTGCTCCGCCCGCTGCAGGTGGCAAGGGAAGCAAGCTCTGGCTGCCGGGGATGGATTAGTGCGAGTCGCACCGACCGATAGCGTGCGTAGTGCTCGTAATGCAAGCGGAACATGACGAAACAGCCGCTACCAAAAAGTGAGATGCGCTCTAGTCTCGGGAGCCTGCGATGAGTGCGATCGACCGAGGATCAGCGGCGAGTGACGAGGCTTTTATGCGCGAAGCGATCGAGCTTGCCGAGCGCGGTCTGGGGCTCGTCGAACCTAATCCGATGGTCGGATGCGTGATCGTGAGCCCGAGGGGTGAAGTGGTCGGGCGCGGCTGGCACGGACGCTTTGGTGGTCCGCATGCCGAAGTCGAAGCGTTGCAGCAAGCAGGTGAGCAAGCGCGCGGCAGCACGCTGTATGTCACGCTCGAGCCCTGTTCGCACTTCGGCAAAACACCACCTTGTGCCGATGCGGTGATCGCTGCCGGTGTCGCGCGGGTGGTGGCTGCGATGACCGATCCGTTCCCGAAAGTGCAGGGGGGTGGCTTTGCCAAGCTCCGCAGCGCAGGGATCGCGGTCGAGTCGGGTGTTTGCGAAGCAGAAGCTCGCGCACTTTGCGCCCCGTATCTGAAACTCGTCACGCGCGGCATGCCGTGGGTGATTGCCAAATGGGCGATGACACTCGATGGTAAAATCGCGACCCGCAGCGGCTATAGCCAGTGGATTTCGTGCAGCCAATCGCGCGAACTGGTGCATGGGATTCGGGGACGTGTCGATGGCATTATGGTGGGCCGCCGAACAGTGGAGCTCGATGATCCGCTCTTAACCGCGCGGCCCCCTGGAAAGCGAACTCCCGCGCGAATTGTGCTCGATTCGCAAGCACGCTTGCAGAACAGCACACAGCTGGTGCGCACCGCGCGGCAATCGCCGGTGCTGGTGGTGACCGGCCCGGAAGCGGACGACAAAGAGATTCGCCGCCTCTCGATGGCCGGATGCGAAGTGCTGCCGTTTCTCGCAGCGACTCACTTCGAGCGGCTGCTCGAATTGCTCAGCGAACTAGGGCGTCGGCAGATGACCAACATCCTGGTCGAAGGGGGCGCGAAACTGCTCGGGTCGCTGCTCGACGCGCGACTCGTCGACGAAGTGCATGTCTTTATTGCCCCCAAATTGTTCGGGGGCGAACGTGCCCCAGGACCAGTGGCAGGAGCAGGGGTCGAGCAAGTCGCCAGCGCTCTCGAGCTACGCAATCTGAAGATCGACCAGATCGGAACCGACCTCTACGTGTCGGGTCGGCTCCACAAATAAGCTGCTCGCCTGCGAGCGCTACTGCGTGAGCACATTTTATTCGGTGATCACATTGCCATCGGCAATGTCGGCCAGATAGCCGAGTGTGGTGCTGTTGATCGTCACGCTGACAGTCTTCACGCTGCCGTCGATCATCACGAACTGACAAACGCCGGGATGAAAACTGCCGAAGCGATTCGTCAGGTTATCCTTCGGCGTGCGGGCGAGTGTCAGGCTCGGTCCAGCACCTCGATAAGCACATCCCTTGTCGCCGTTGTAGGTCGAGCAGTCGCCACCAAACTTGCCAAAGTTGCCGGCCTGCACATGCTTCTCGCCCACCATGAAGGTGTTGCTGGTGCCGTCGGTCACGCTCGCCATGTTGTTGCCCGGCAGCAGCTGGCCAAAGCCGGCGTTGCTCCAGTTGTTCGACAACTTGAAGAGCCCACGATTCGGTGTATTCGCGGACCCATCTTGATTGGTGCTCCACCAGTAATCGCTTCCCGTCGAACCGACCGAGCAGGCGTAGTCGGCGCAAGCGCCGGGAACATGGGCGTTGCTGGTGTTGTCTTGCACGTCGTTGGTGATGCTCACGCTCCCACCCATTACAGCGGTGCGGCGACTGGGGCAGAAATAAGCGTTCACCGTGGTCGTGCGAGCCACCAGCGTTTGGCCATAGTACGACGTGTTCAGCTTCCACTGATCGTGCAGTGTCTTCTGCTCCATGAACGGCAGAATATCGACCGCCCAGGTGTAGCGGTTATCGACGCGGCTGTTGGGGAAGGTTTGCAGCGTATCGTGATGGTTGTGCATCGCGATGCCGAGCTGCTTCAG
This window of the Pirellula staleyi DSM 6068 genome carries:
- a CDS encoding DUF1553 domain-containing protein, which codes for MLWARNLLFVALCLLGVALVGREILRQDRISTPQSFAPSRFQVRSVSSSQPTAAAAKPGADSSADPASAARSGRFFSSREPQDWGVVLERFNQEFEEHWKKQGLQKTPTADSFTIARRLSLGLTGTIPSLEEVRALEQVDEQQRVEWYVSRLLEDRRFADYWAERLARVYVGNDMGPFLVFRRRLFVTWLSEHLAENKPYDDLVRQLVSDNGLWNGSPAVNFVTATSDPNRDNQPDEIKLAGKTARAFLGMRIDCLQCHDDKLGTINLGERHNPHGGAQANFHELAAFFGEARVGLTGVQNDNKLKYEYKYLDAEKEELIPAKVPFAQHLVDGHGTRREQLARWITHPENKAFARATVNRVWALMFGRALMEPIDDLPLYGKYPPAMELLADDFIAHGYDLQRMIRLIAASEPFQRDSRADFEITEKHDEQWASFPLSRLRPEQVAGSLVQSASASTINADSHVIAQLVKFFQTREFVERYGDMGQDEFTDRGGTITQRLLMMNGELVKERTGENIVMNAATRMAVLGHSDEAAVEAAYLALFTRYPDGDERSHFAAKLQGKRNQARIAAMEDIYWILVNSTEFSWNH
- a CDS encoding DUF1501 domain-containing protein; the encoded protein is MCTPHDVACGSSDHLSRRSLLKVAGLGGLTWLTPLAERLALAHAAGDPKAPAQSVIVLWMQGGPSQFETFDPHPGTKIGGSTKAIKTAAKGIEIADGLEQLADQMQHVSLVRSIVSKEGDHERATYTVKTGWRPDPTVVHPSLGAVVCHQLSDKVEIPRHISILPNTFSARGGYLGDQFDAFRCPDPINTIPDVIPRVENDRYLARMSDLQSVVEGKFARGRLKDLDQKRTLHATAIEGARKMMTSEQLKAFNVKDAPQALQEEFGDTPFGRSCLAALQLVEVGVRCIEITLDGWDTHANNYNFCMNNKKILDPAFASLLKHLGERKLLDKTLVLCGGEFGRTPQINPAEGRDHWPHGFSLAIAGGGIAGGRVIGETAPEPKLDEKDRLKDVARPVEVEDIHATVLSALGIDYAQELETPIGRPMALSKGKVIQELIA
- a CDS encoding DUF1559 domain-containing protein, producing the protein MVTHPYRSRKPQGFTLVELLVVIAIIGVLVALLLPAVQSAREAARRMQCQNNLKQLGIAMHNHHDTLQTFPNSRVDNRYTWAVDILPFMEQKTLHDQWKLNTSYYGQTLVARTTTVNAYFCPSRRTAVMGGSVSITNDVQDNTSNAHVPGACADYACSVGSTGSDYWWSTNQDGSANTPNRGLFKLSNNWSNAGFGQLLPGNNMASVTDGTSNTFMVGEKHVQAGNFGKFGGDCSTYNGDKGCAYRGAGPSLTLARTPKDNLTNRFGSFHPGVCQFVMIDGSVKTVSVTINSTTLGYLADIADGNVITE
- the ribD gene encoding bifunctional diaminohydroxyphosphoribosylaminopyrimidine deaminase/5-amino-6-(5-phosphoribosylamino)uracil reductase RibD, producing MSAIDRGSAASDEAFMREAIELAERGLGLVEPNPMVGCVIVSPRGEVVGRGWHGRFGGPHAEVEALQQAGEQARGSTLYVTLEPCSHFGKTPPCADAVIAAGVARVVAAMTDPFPKVQGGGFAKLRSAGIAVESGVCEAEARALCAPYLKLVTRGMPWVIAKWAMTLDGKIATRSGYSQWISCSQSRELVHGIRGRVDGIMVGRRTVELDDPLLTARPPGKRTPARIVLDSQARLQNSTQLVRTARQSPVLVVTGPEADDKEIRRLSMAGCEVLPFLAATHFERLLELLSELGRRQMTNILVEGGAKLLGSLLDARLVDEVHVFIAPKLFGGERAPGPVAGAGVEQVASALELRNLKIDQIGTDLYVSGRLHK
- a CDS encoding VF530 family protein; the encoded protein is MNGKQPNNPLHGVTLESVVVRLVDHYGWENLGLHININCFKNDPSVKSSLKFLRRTPWARAQVENLYVATFPLRGKSENA